GGTCTTGTTGCGATTGGGTTGGTATTGATTTCATTGCTTGCCTATAGCGCTGTGGGCATATCTCATCTAGATGCGGCGACACTTGATTTTGGTGTGGGCCCTATTGAGGGTATCGCTATCGCTACTGGCATGCTGTATATTAATTACCAAGGTTTTGCAGTGGTGAGTAGTGCAGCGGATTCGATGGCTGAACCTAAGAAAACAATTCCAAAGGCAATGTATATAGCAGTCTTATTCGTAATCGCTCTTTATGTATTGGTGAGCTTTATTACGATTCAAGTAACGCCGGTTGACATTATTAAATCTAATCCAAGCAATGTGATAGGTGCCGCAGCAAATCTCTTAATGGGTAAAGCGGGTTTTATTGGTATCGGATTAATTGCTTTACTTTCCTGTGCTGCTGCAGTCAATGCCACAATTTTTACAGCTACCAAAGTCCTTGGGGTTGTGGTCACGGAACATGCTAATGCTGCCTGGCTAACAAGAGCGCTCGGACGGGGACAGATGAGGCGCCTGCTAGTTTCGGCTGCTATCGTGATTGTCTTGGTATTGGGCTTTCCGCTAGAGATCGTCGGAAAAATGGCCAGCATGGCTTTTTTACTCTTATTTGGTGTGATCACCTATGGCCACATTCGTATTTGTGGCCAAACAGGTGCCAATGCCATAGTTCTCTGGTTTGGACTGGTCATTAACCTAGCGCTATTTATCTTTCTGGTGCTGAACGGAATTCAATCCAACCCAGCGGGTGTTATTGTTCTTGTAATTGCCTTGGCGGCAACCGGTTTGATTCAATATAGATATCAATGTATTCCAAAACTTGGGAGGCAGTAATGGTTGCTGATTCAGATAACAATAACCCAGGCGTAGATAACAATAAGCCTCAGAATCCATCACGCCGTAATCTCCTCACAACAGGAGC
This is a stretch of genomic DNA from Polynucleobacter sp. JS-JIR-II-b4. It encodes these proteins:
- a CDS encoding APC family permease, whose translation is MTTSPQSQIQSSKNVGLYSAIAMSLSGMMGSGLFTVLGYANLTAKSHIPIAFLLAGIAVLFTVYSCAKLSATFPVAGGPAGYIVSTYGNGFIAGWMNIFLYLGFLISTSLYASGFTEFIVVLTGNMFTSFELKLIGGALVFIFALVNLLGASIVGLAGLVAIGLVLISLLAYSAVGISHLDAATLDFGVGPIEGIAIATGMLYINYQGFAVVSSAADSMAEPKKTIPKAMYIAVLFVIALYVLVSFITIQVTPVDIIKSNPSNVIGAAANLLMGKAGFIGIGLIALLSCAAAVNATIFTATKVLGVVVTEHANAAWLTRALGRGQMRRLLVSAAIVIVLVLGFPLEIVGKMASMAFLLLFGVITYGHIRICGQTGANAIVLWFGLVINLALFIFLVLNGIQSNPAGVIVLVIALAATGLIQYRYQCIPKLGRQ